The Leptospira stimsonii genome includes the window ACCGTGGGTTTTCATATCGACGACGCGAGAGGAATCCGTGCGTTCGGAACAAATACGTTTCACCTCGGCAATTCTTTGAAAAACATTCTCGCGGGAGAATCGATTACGGCGAACTTCCGACTTCCACTCAACTTTTCGGCCGGGAAATATTCTCTCGGTCTCGCTTTGCACGAAGGGGACAATCACGTAGGACAAAGTTATCTCTGGAAGGACGGAATTCTTTCCTTTGAATTGGAACGTCTGGATCTTCCGAAATTCGAAGGCGCCGCGTGGTTGCCGGTAAAAAGCAGTCTCAAAAAAGACGTTTGATCCCGATTTATTTTTCTTTCTAAGTCCGGAAAGTCCGGAATCCTGGTTCTCAATATGAAAGTTTGCGTGATTGGAAGCGGTTATGTCGGCCTCGTTGCGGGCGCTTGTTTTGCAGAATACGGAAATCAAGTGATCTGCGTCGATAAGGACGAAACGAAGATCTCAAATCTCAAAAAAGGAATCATTCCTATCTATGAACCCGGTCTTTCCGAACTCGTTTTGAACAACGCCAAAGAAAAGAGACTGGAGTTTACCACTTCTCTGAAAGAAGGAGTGGAAAAGACCGACCTCATTTTTATCGCTGTGGGGACTCCCACACTTCCCGACGGTTCCTCCGACCTTTCCGCCGTCTTTGCGGTCGCGAGAGAGATCGGAAAATCGATCAACGGCTACAAGGTCATCGTGGACAAATCCACGGTTCCGGTCGGAACTGCGGCCCAGGTCAAAGCGATAATCGCAAACGAGACAAAAGAAGAATTCGACGTCGTTTCCAATCCTGAATTCTTAAAAGAAGGGGCGGCGATCGACGACTTTATGCGCCCGGAAAGAGTTGTGATCGGTTCCGACACGCAGAGAGCAGGGGACTTGGTCGCACAACTCTACGCTCCCTTTGTATTAAACGGAAATCCGATTTTAAGAATGGGCGTCGTCTCCGCGGAACTTACGAAATACGCGTGTAACGCATTTCTCGCGACAAAGATCTCTTTTTCGAACGAGATCGCGAATCTCTGTGAAGTCGTAGGAGCGAACTACGAAGACGTTCGCAAAGGAATGGGAACCGACTCTCGGATCGGAAGACAATTCCTCTACGCGGGAATCGGTTACGGTGGTTCTTGTTTTCCAAAGGACGTTCGCGCTCTGATCAAAACTTCCGAAGATGAAGGCGCTCCTCTGCAGATCATTCGCAAAGTGGAAGAAGTCAACGAAGCCCAGAAACTCAGACTCTATGAGAAAATCGTAAAGTTTTATGGAGAATCGAATCTTTCCGGAAAAACCCTCGCGGTCTGGGGTCTTTCCTTCAAACCCGGAACCGACGACATGAGAGAGGCTCCTTCCATTCCTCTTCTTTTGCAACTTCATGAGAAAAACGTAAAGTTGCAAGTCTACGATCCAGTTTCTAAGGAAACCTCGGCGGTTTATTTTCAAGGAAAAGTAGAATATTCTGCGGACGCGTATTCGGCTCTTAAGGGAGCTGACGCGCTTCTTCTCCTTACGGAATGGAGAGAATTTAGGGAACCCGACTTCGGAAAAATTAAAACATTATTGAAATCGAATGTGATTTTCGACGGTAGAAATCAGTATTCTCCCGAGCTGATGAAAAAAGAGGGCTTTCAATACTTTTCGATCGGTAAGCCGAACGTCTGATTTTCCGATTTCAGTATGACCTTTCCCGCATGTGTGAGGAACCCGTGAAGAGAATCTTACTTCAAGAAAAGGCTATTTTAGTAGTTCCTACAGGGAAGATTGTACTTGCAAAAAGTATGTTTTTCTGATAAGAGGGATTTGACCGGAATTTTCCCGCCACCCGAAATTGCTTAGCCTTGTCCGCAAGTTGAGAGGAGATACGACAAGAATCGTCCCGAGACAAGGGTTTTGTAGGAATTCCTACAAGAGAATATTTTCTTGCGAGAAGTTTGATTTTATGATAGAGGAATGTTTCCGAGGATTTTTCCGCCTCCACGCCCCTCCACCCAAGATCAGGGTGGGGCGCGCGACTTTTACGGAAGAATTGTCGTAGTTCCGACGGATTTTCTGAAGATCCGTAGAACTAGTGGGTAAGATTCAGCTTTCGAAAGGGAAGATTTTGGAATTTTATCCTTCGATGCGGTTTCCTTTTTTTGAAATTGATTTTGTATTCATTTTCGTGGAGAAAATGAATACAAAAATTAGAATATTCTAATGTATGGATTTTCCCCCATACGATCGGATTCGAACTTTGATCCAGTTACAGATTTCTTTTCCTTTGGCGACGGTATGTGAAAACAAGAAGATGGGAAAGCCGAGTGTTCTGTGAGTGATCGATCTCTGTTTTATCAGTTTGCCTCGAGATCTAAAAAAAAATGCGGGAACTCCTCCGTTTTGAATCGTGTAGAGCCCATCTCGCGAAAATGAAAAGAGGGTGAAAACTTTTTTCAGTCCTTCCTCCAAATTTCCTTTTTGATTTTGGAATCCGTTCTTAGCGTTTTTCCCCTAATATCGAAAAATCGGTTTGTGATTCCAAGCCATTCTCGGGAGTTTTTTCAAAAGAATCGGATGGATCTTCAAAAACAGCGGAACGTTCCTCCGACCTTTTTTTGTGGAACGTTTAACGGAAAAGAAAGGAAATCTTCGATTCCAATAAATCGATTTGATCAGAGGCAACTGAATTTCCAAAAGAAAGTCCGTTTGAATATGTGAGAGTGGCCGTTGCCTTTCCGCCTGCGTTCAGATTCTGATTCCCCATCCCAGTGGAAGGGTCGGTCTTAAAAAAATGAACCTTACCTTTCCCAACTTGGGAAGCTCCTGTTGCGATCGGATCCGGTGCGGAAACGAGGACATCAGACAATCCGTCTCCGTTCATATCCTGGAGAACGGTAAAAATTCCGAAATGTAAACCTGCGGATTCCCCGCCTAACACAGCTACTGCGGAGCCTCCGGAGCTCAAATCTACGTTCGGGATGCCGGTCGAACCCGCACTTTGAAATATGTAAGCGTTCCCGAAATTATTCGAAGTCTGATTGGCGCCGACGAGGAGGTCGGCAAAACCGTCCCCATTTATATCACCGGAGGACATAGACACGCCGAAGGAGCAGTTGGTTCCTCCGTTGCAAGTGGAAAGAGACGGACCGAACAAAGTCGTATTCGGCGTATTCGAAAAAGGATTTGTCGCGCCGCAGTTAGAATGATAGACGAAGACGAGTCCTCTGTTCGTGTTGTATCCCTGTGCCGTTACCGCGAGATCGGCGCAAGAATCTCCGTTGAAATCGGCGAGTTGAACCATAGACGAAGCGTAATTGCATCCTCCCCCCGGAGGGCATTGCGCGTTAGGCGAAATCAGATATTGCGGCGTTAGAGGAAGAACTCCCGCATTTGATATAAAGATATAAACTCTTCCCTGGTTTGTATTGAACGTGGGAGCGCCTACGACTAAATCCATGTATCCGTCTGCATTGATATCCCCGACGCTGGAACTCGAACCGAAGTTATCCGCGGCCCCTAAATACTTAATGTCGGCCAATCCGCCCGCTCCTAAATTTTTGGACGGAACTCCGGACGATCCCTGGCTATAAAAAATATAACTTACGCCGTTAAGCCATGGAGAGGTTAGAATCGCATCATCATAGCCGTCGTTATTTACGTCTCCGCCTAACACCATTGAGCCGAGTCTTTCCCCGCTGTTCTGACCTTGGATCAAAGTATTGTACGAACCACCGGAAAGTAAATTTTGACTTTGAATTCCGTTCGGGCCGGAACTGTGAAAGATAAAAGCGGCTCCGATCGTACCGAATGCGGGTGAGGCCTGAGCGCCGATGACCATATCCGCATAACCGTCTCCGTTGAAATCACCGGAACCGATCCGATCTCCGAAATAGGTTCCTCCCGCTTGACCGTCCGTGAGAATAGAGTCCGGAGTTGGAGATGGATTTCCCGTATCTCCGTGTCCTAAAAAAACAAGCCCGTACCCTACAACCGCGTTACTCGGAGAAACAGAAAGAAGGGCATCTGCAAACCCGTCTCCGTTGGTATCACGATTCGGTCCCTTGATCACATTGATTGACTTACTTCCGAAGATATTCCCAAACGAATCGACTGCACTGATGGAAATCTTGTGTCTCGTTCCTAATTTCCAAAAGGTTCCCGTAACGGAAGGCGCGGGAAGTTGATATCTCCATGAGGAAAGACTATCCACTGGAACGATACTTCCGGGTTGACCGTCCAGAGAAACATACACCGCCGGGGTCTGCGCTTTACCTGTTAAAAAACCAGACTGAAGAATAGAATAATTTGCTACATTCGATACTGTGACTGCGTTTTCGGCATAAAGGAAACCGGCAAGGATTCCGGTTAAGATCAATCCGAACGAATTTTCCTTCGGACAAAGCGAATTGTTAATATTGCTTACACATTCGATCGGCGGTTTGTAAAAGGGATTGGACCAACAATAGAGGAGAGAAGAGCTTATCAGAATTGAAACTAAAAAAGGAAGTAGAGAGGAAAAAATCCTAAACCGAAATAAGTTATATCGTTTCACTTTTCTTCTTCCTAAGAAACAACTGGCCTCTATTTCGGAGGTTGAGGAAAGAAAAAAAAGGGTTTTATAAAAAAATAATAGCATCAAAACGAAAATCACATCGAACGCGCGTTTCCTTTCGATAAGAATTTCAGACTTCGTTTAATCTTTCAGCAAATCGATTAGAATCGAAAGAATCCCGCCCGTGAAAAATCACTTTCTTAAATTATTCCCAATGTTCGAAAGCTGACTCGGGCTTCGGTCCCGAGTAATTCCAATGACCCATTTTTCTTCCCTTTCGGGCTTCCGTTTTTCCATAGAGATGGAGATGAAAATGAGGATTCTTTAATGTTTCCATCCAGAGCTTCGATTCCGGTTTGTAGTCTTCGCCAAGAATATTCTTCATCGTCACGGGCCTCACTGGAATTTCCGTTGGAGCCGGAAGATTACAGAGCGTTCTCAGCTGAAGGGAGAATTGGGAGAGAGAACCGCCGTCCTGACTAAAATGTCCCGAGTTGTGCGGTCTTGGTGCGAATTCATTGCAGAGGATTCGATCTTCTTTGATAAAAAACTCGATTCCAAAAACTCCGATGTAGTCAATTTTCTCGGCAAGTTTCTTCGCATAATCGACGAGCTTGGTTTCTATCATCGAAGGGAAGTCACCGGGATGAAAGGTTAGATCCAGGATATGATTCTTATGGATGTTTAATGAAGGACGATAGTGCGAAATCGTTCCGTCTTGAAATCTTGCAAAAATGACGGAGGCTTCGGATGTGAATGGAAAAAATTCCTCCACGATATGATTGAGTTCTCTGAGAGAGGAGAGTGCGGTGATCAGTTCGTCCTCTGACTTACACTTTACTTGCCCTTTCCCGTCATAACCCATCGTATTGGTTTTTAGAATACAGGGATATCCGACTTTTTTAGGGACCTCGTTTTTATCCTGTTCGGTAAAGACCGGAAAAAAGTTCACGGTTGGGATTCCTGCTTCCCGAAACGCGGACTTTTCTTTCCAGCGGTTCTGTGCAATTCGAATACAGCTTGCCGACGGACGGACGATCAGGTCCGAATTCCTTTCAAAATCCTCAATTATGGAAAGTGCCAAATCTGGAATATTCTCAAATTCGAATGTGAGTGCGTCGATCGATTTTAAAAAAGAGAGGATCGCATCTTTGTCTTCGTAATCAAAGACGAATTCTTTTGCGCCCACACCTCCCGCAGGAGAATTCTGTTCCGGAGAATAAACGAAAACTTCATAGCCGTTCGGTATCGCTTCCAGTGCAAACATTCTTGCTAACTGACCGGAGCCCATGACTCCGAGCTTTGCTCCCGGAAGAAGAATTTTATTTTGTGTCACAGAAGATCCTTATTCTTAGAAAGTGCGTCTTCGCGGATTTGATCCCTATATTTGGAAAGTTTCTCAGAGAGTTTAGAATCTTGGAGAGAAAGAATTCGAATCGCAAGTAGACCTGCGTTTTTTGCACCGGCGACCCCGATCGCCAGAGTTCCAACCGGAACTCCGCCCGGCATTTGAACGATGGAAAGAAGGCTGTCCAGTCCGTTCAGTGCTTTACTTTGGATCGGAACTCCGAGAACGGGAAGCGTCGTCAGAGAGGCTACCATTCCCGGAAGATGGGCCGCACCGCCGGCACCGGCGATGATGACGGAAAAACCTGCGTCTCTTGCGGATTTAGAAAATTCTAACATAAGTTCGGGAGATCTGTGTGCGGAAACGATTTCCTTATGAACGGAAACGCCGAACTCGTTTAGAATGAGCTCGGCTTCTTTCATCGTTTCCCAATCGGAATGACTTCCCATAATGATTGCAACTTTTGCGCCCAAGTTCTTTCTCCTGCGTTAGATAATTCTTTTCAATCTTCGGTTTGCAAGTACTAAACCGGAAGACCTTCGACGAAGCGCTCCAGTTGAATTCCTCTGGACGCTTTTGCTAAGACGACCGAAGATTCCGGCACTTTTTCGACAAAAGTTTTTAAGAGTTCGTTGAGACCTTCCGTGGTTCCGTCAAAATGAAAAGAAAATCTGGGTGAACTCGCGCGCTTATTAAATTCTTTTTGGATCCATTCTGCATCTTTACCGAATGTAAAGAGTCCTTTCAAGTTTTTAAATTCAGCGCACTGAGTGCCCAACTTTTTGTGAAAGGTAGAAGAATGTTTTCCCAATTCTTTCATATCGCCTAAGACCGCGTAAAAATCTTTCCCATCGGCTAACTGATTTGCCACTTCGAGAGAGGATATCATGGATTCGTAATTTGCGTTGTATGTATCGTTGATAATGGAGTATTTTCCGGTTTGTAAATCGAGGCGTTTATTGCCGGATCGAAAACTCGAAATTCCTTCTAAGATCCATTCCTTTGGTGTTTCGATCGTTTCTAAGAGCGCGACGGAAAGGGCGAGATTTTCGAGGAGTTTTTCTCCGGGAAGATTCCAGTTTATTCTATTTCCTTTATATTCAAGAGTGAAGCCCAAGGGCTTTCTTTCAATAATAGTGAATGTCTTTTCCGGTTCGCTGAGAATCAGTTTTCCCCCGTATTTTTTTAGTTTCTTTTTAAGAATTTTTAAATGTTCTCCGGTGCTTGGGAAAAAAAGTTTTCCTCCGTTTTGGAATCCTTCGACCACTTCCGCTTTCGCTTTCGCGATATTCTTTTGGCTTCCTAAAAATTCTATGTGTGCTGTTCCGATAGTGGTTATGATTGCAAGATCCGGTTTTGCGATCGTGGAAAGTCTCGAAATTTCTCCTCTATGATTCATTCCCATTTCGCAAACCACGATTCTTGTCATATCTGTGATTCTAAAAAGAGTGAAGGGAAGTCCGATTTCGTTATTATAATTTTTTTCAGTGACGACTAACGCAGATTCTCCGATTGGTCGGAGACAATTTCCGAGAAGTTCTTTTGTCGTCGTTTTCCCGCTCGAACCCGTTACCGCGATGAGAATCGGACGGAATCGAGAACGATGAAAGGCCGCGAGCTTTCCAAGAGCGGATAACGTGTCATTGACCGGAATCGCTTTTTTCTCTTCCTCCGAAGATAAACTTTTGCGAAGAGGATGATCCGCTTCGATTAAAAAATAGGATGCACCTCGAGAAATTGCGTCTCTGATGAATTCGTGTCCGTCACGATTTCCTCTAAGAGGAACAAAAAGGGAGCCGATTTCCGCTTCACTGGAAGAGGTCGTAATGTTGGTGATTCGGGAACCTTCTTTGAACCAAGTTTTTTGGGGTGTTTCTAAGACTCGGCGGATCGTTTCCGGATCGTAAAAGAAGTCTGCCTTCATGAGTCCAGGCTGTAGGGAGAGAATGAATTGAAAATTCTATTTTTTTTCAAAGTGAACTTTGATTTTACAAATGAGCGAGATTTAGGCTTGGATTCGTTAACGGAAACTGTATTCCATATTGCAAGTGGCTCCTTTTTGGATATCTGGTTTTCAAACCTTCGAGGAATCTCGAGGAAGAAAACTCTCCGAAGATTCAATTCTTTTTTAAGAATTTGTTCCTTGTCGTAACTCCGACGTCTTTCTTCTCAAGATTGTGAATTCTCATCTTGGAGAGGAGAAATTGAGAGCATAAATAGTTCCATCGCTGTGCATCCTATTCGGAATGGGAAGGTTTATCGGGAAATTCCCTTCTCTAAAAAGTTTTGTATTTTCTGCCAGAATGCTGTGATTCTGAGCAAATTTTATAAGCTCGTTGAATTGGTAAAAATTTTTGCGGCAAAATGTAGATTTTTAGTTTCTACGAAGTTCGCCTAAACGCCCAGGGCTCTACTTAAAATAACTCCAAAC containing:
- a CDS encoding UDP-glucose dehydrogenase family protein, which codes for MKVCVIGSGYVGLVAGACFAEYGNQVICVDKDETKISNLKKGIIPIYEPGLSELVLNNAKEKRLEFTTSLKEGVEKTDLIFIAVGTPTLPDGSSDLSAVFAVAREIGKSINGYKVIVDKSTVPVGTAAQVKAIIANETKEEFDVVSNPEFLKEGAAIDDFMRPERVVIGSDTQRAGDLVAQLYAPFVLNGNPILRMGVVSAELTKYACNAFLATKISFSNEIANLCEVVGANYEDVRKGMGTDSRIGRQFLYAGIGYGGSCFPKDVRALIKTSEDEGAPLQIIRKVEEVNEAQKLRLYEKIVKFYGESNLSGKTLAVWGLSFKPGTDDMREAPSIPLLLQLHEKNVKLQVYDPVSKETSAVYFQGKVEYSADAYSALKGADALLLLTEWREFREPDFGKIKTLLKSNVIFDGRNQYSPELMKKEGFQYFSIGKPNV
- a CDS encoding FG-GAP-like repeat-containing protein, with protein sequence MILTGILAGFLYAENAVTVSNVANYSILQSGFLTGKAQTPAVYVSLDGQPGSIVPVDSLSSWRYQLPAPSVTGTFWKLGTRHKISISAVDSFGNIFGSKSINVIKGPNRDTNGDGFADALLSVSPSNAVVGYGLVFLGHGDTGNPSPTPDSILTDGQAGGTYFGDRIGSGDFNGDGYADMVIGAQASPAFGTIGAAFIFHSSGPNGIQSQNLLSGGSYNTLIQGQNSGERLGSMVLGGDVNNDGYDDAILTSPWLNGVSYIFYSQGSSGVPSKNLGAGGLADIKYLGAADNFGSSSSVGDINADGYMDLVVGAPTFNTNQGRVYIFISNAGVLPLTPQYLISPNAQCPPGGGCNYASSMVQLADFNGDSCADLAVTAQGYNTNRGLVFVYHSNCGATNPFSNTPNTTLFGPSLSTCNGGTNCSFGVSMSSGDINGDGFADLLVGANQTSNNFGNAYIFQSAGSTGIPNVDLSSGGSAVAVLGGESAGLHFGIFTVLQDMNGDGLSDVLVSAPDPIATGASQVGKGKVHFFKTDPSTGMGNQNLNAGGKATATLTYSNGLSFGNSVASDQIDLLESKISFLFR
- a CDS encoding 5-(carboxyamino)imidazole ribonucleotide synthase, producing MTQNKILLPGAKLGVMGSGQLARMFALEAIPNGYEVFVYSPEQNSPAGGVGAKEFVFDYEDKDAILSFLKSIDALTFEFENIPDLALSIIEDFERNSDLIVRPSASCIRIAQNRWKEKSAFREAGIPTVNFFPVFTEQDKNEVPKKVGYPCILKTNTMGYDGKGQVKCKSEDELITALSSLRELNHIVEEFFPFTSEASVIFARFQDGTISHYRPSLNIHKNHILDLTFHPGDFPSMIETKLVDYAKKLAEKIDYIGVFGIEFFIKEDRILCNEFAPRPHNSGHFSQDGGSLSQFSLQLRTLCNLPAPTEIPVRPVTMKNILGEDYKPESKLWMETLKNPHFHLHLYGKTEARKGRKMGHWNYSGPKPESAFEHWE
- the purE gene encoding 5-(carboxyamino)imidazole ribonucleotide mutase, translated to MGAKVAIIMGSHSDWETMKEAELILNEFGVSVHKEIVSAHRSPELMLEFSKSARDAGFSVIIAGAGGAAHLPGMVASLTTLPVLGVPIQSKALNGLDSLLSIVQMPGGVPVGTLAIGVAGAKNAGLLAIRILSLQDSKLSEKLSKYRDQIREDALSKNKDLL
- a CDS encoding UDP-N-acetylmuramoyl-tripeptide--D-alanyl-D-alanine ligase; this translates as MKADFFYDPETIRRVLETPQKTWFKEGSRITNITTSSSEAEIGSLFVPLRGNRDGHEFIRDAISRGASYFLIEADHPLRKSLSSEEEKKAIPVNDTLSALGKLAAFHRSRFRPILIAVTGSSGKTTTKELLGNCLRPIGESALVVTEKNYNNEIGLPFTLFRITDMTRIVVCEMGMNHRGEISRLSTIAKPDLAIITTIGTAHIEFLGSQKNIAKAKAEVVEGFQNGGKLFFPSTGEHLKILKKKLKKYGGKLILSEPEKTFTIIERKPLGFTLEYKGNRINWNLPGEKLLENLALSVALLETIETPKEWILEGISSFRSGNKRLDLQTGKYSIINDTYNANYESMISSLEVANQLADGKDFYAVLGDMKELGKHSSTFHKKLGTQCAEFKNLKGLFTFGKDAEWIQKEFNKRASSPRFSFHFDGTTEGLNELLKTFVEKVPESSVVLAKASRGIQLERFVEGLPV